One stretch of Candidatus Bathyarchaeota archaeon DNA includes these proteins:
- a CDS encoding elongation factor EF-2: MSKFKQTKELLGLMNDKEHIRNIGIIAHIDHGKTTMSDSLLAMAGFMAPERAGETRALDFLEEEQRRGITIKTANISLLYEEGDQPYVINLIDTPGHVDFSGKVTRALRALDGCILLVDAVEEFQIMTEVRLRVALEERVKPVMYINKFDRLIKELKMDADAVMKKLMRVINQFNTIVQTFGEDAVRNEWTVNAANGTVAFGSALDRWGFTLPQLQAKGLTFKDIVEFYKNGELEKLQELLPLPDAIFSMAVEHLPNPVVSQPFRLEKIWQGDIDSPMGQSMVNLDDDGPLVVAITNVLIDPQAGVVSTGRIFSGTIRKGQDVYLLIANKQYKIQQVAIYMGQYREIVEEIPAGNLVALLGLDQGRAGETLVDMADSKGAIGFESIKYISDPVLTVAVEPKKPTDLPRLIDAMQKLSIQDPNLVATINQETGEYLLSGMGELHLEIAIKDLGREHRLDVTATEPTVVYRETIQQKVGPFMGKSPNKHNRVWFDIEPLEPEIVELIRNGELSELSSRRQREEALREKAGWNVRDSRRVVSVGQNANLFTDFTSGIQGLREVLQHLAGGFQWAVESGPFAGEAVRGVHIKLMDCQLHEDPVHRGPAQMMPAARGALFAGILSAEPTLLEPIYKIQVRIPPEELGSVTGLLSRKRGSIHNVEQKGPAVTVTGMVPVSETLGLSQEMRAATSGSAFWQSTFDHWSPVPNTLLKNTVRKVRTKKGMEPDPPHASRYIVRE, translated from the coding sequence ATGTCCAAGTTTAAGCAGACAAAAGAGCTCTTGGGCCTGATGAATGACAAGGAACACATCAGGAACATAGGAATCATCGCTCATATCGACCACGGAAAGACGACGATGAGCGACAGCCTCCTCGCAATGGCGGGCTTCATGGCCCCCGAGAGGGCTGGGGAGACTAGAGCCCTCGACTTCCTCGAGGAGGAGCAGCGAAGAGGGATCACAATCAAGACGGCGAACATCAGCCTCCTCTACGAGGAGGGAGACCAGCCATATGTCATTAACCTCATCGACACACCTGGGCACGTCGACTTCTCCGGTAAAGTTACTCGGGCCCTCAGGGCATTGGACGGCTGCATCCTCCTTGTTGACGCCGTGGAGGAGTTCCAGATAATGACAGAGGTGAGGCTAAGGGTCGCCCTCGAGGAGAGGGTGAAGCCGGTGATGTACATCAACAAGTTTGACCGGCTCATCAAGGAGCTAAAGATGGACGCAGACGCCGTCATGAAGAAGCTCATGAGGGTCATCAACCAGTTCAACACCATCGTCCAGACCTTTGGCGAGGACGCCGTGAGGAACGAGTGGACCGTCAACGCGGCCAACGGCACAGTCGCCTTCGGCTCCGCACTCGACAGGTGGGGCTTCACACTACCCCAACTCCAGGCAAAAGGGCTAACGTTCAAGGACATCGTCGAATTTTACAAGAACGGGGAGCTCGAGAAACTCCAGGAGTTGCTGCCCCTCCCCGACGCCATCTTCTCGATGGCCGTCGAACACCTCCCTAATCCAGTCGTTTCTCAGCCTTTCCGGCTAGAGAAGATCTGGCAAGGTGATATTGACAGCCCTATGGGGCAGTCGATGGTGAATCTCGATGACGATGGACCTCTAGTGGTGGCTATCACGAACGTCCTCATCGACCCCCAGGCAGGGGTGGTGAGCACGGGGCGCATCTTCTCAGGTACTATTAGGAAGGGTCAGGACGTTTACCTCCTCATCGCGAACAAGCAGTACAAGATCCAGCAGGTCGCCATCTATATGGGCCAGTACAGGGAGATCGTCGAGGAGATTCCCGCTGGGAACCTGGTGGCCCTCTTGGGCCTCGATCAGGGTAGAGCAGGGGAGACCCTCGTCGACATGGCTGACAGCAAGGGCGCGATCGGCTTCGAGTCCATCAAATACATCTCCGACCCGGTGCTGACGGTGGCCGTGGAGCCCAAGAAGCCTACAGACCTTCCGAGGCTCATCGACGCGATGCAGAAGCTATCCATCCAGGACCCGAACCTCGTCGCCACCATCAACCAGGAGACAGGAGAGTACCTTCTTTCGGGGATGGGAGAACTCCACCTAGAGATCGCCATCAAGGACCTCGGAAGAGAACACCGACTCGACGTCACCGCGACCGAGCCCACAGTTGTCTACAGGGAGACAATTCAACAAAAAGTCGGTCCATTTATGGGGAAAAGCCCTAACAAGCATAATAGGGTCTGGTTCGACATAGAGCCCTTGGAGCCTGAGATCGTCGAGCTTATCAGGAATGGGGAGCTGAGTGAGCTGAGCTCCAGACGTCAGAGAGAGGAAGCTCTTCGCGAGAAGGCGGGCTGGAATGTCAGGGACTCTAGAAGAGTTGTATCTGTGGGACAAAATGCCAACCTCTTCACGGACTTCACTTCTGGGATCCAGGGCCTCAGGGAGGTCCTTCAGCACCTAGCTGGAGGCTTCCAATGGGCGGTAGAGTCTGGCCCATTTGCGGGGGAAGCGGTCAGAGGCGTCCACATCAAGCTGATGGATTGCCAGTTACACGAGGACCCCGTCCACCGGGGTCCAGCCCAAATGATGCCTGCTGCACGTGGGGCCCTTTTTGCGGGAATCCTCTCGGCAGAGCCCACATTGCTAGAGCCGATTTACAAGATCCAGGTTAGGATACCTCCTGAGGAGCTAGGAAGCGTCACAGGACTCCTGAGCAGAAAGAGGGGGAGCATCCACAATGTGGAACAAAAAGGCCCCGCCGTTACCGTGACGGGCATGGTCCCAGTCTCCGAGACCCTAGGTCTTTCCCAGGAGATGCGGGCTGCTACCTCCGGGAGTGCCTTCTGGCAGAGTACTTTCGACCACTGGTCCCCTGTGCCCAACACACTCCTAAAAAATACCGTGCGTAAGGTGAGGACTAAGAAAGGAATGGAGCCAGACCCGCCTCACGCTAGCCGATATATCGTGCGGGAATAA
- a CDS encoding glycerate kinase, which translates to MTPTVFRNRDELLENASSDILLRLRMDALDILEAAVNAVDPGEAVRRNLNLKGTILTICGLKWDLNHFGGIHVIGGGKACGAMAETVEEILGNRISSGEVNVLKGTESRHNLNRISINGASHPIPDVESVAGVKRMMKMLDNVDSTDLVIVLISGGGSSLLAYPAEGIALEDIQDVTQKLLKSGATISEINAVRKHLSAVKGGRLVQRSQQATVIGLILSDVVGDPLDTIASGPTAPDETTFGDARAVLERYGIWEGAPQMVKEHLEEGDLGMIPETPKPGYPIFQRVQNFVIGSNLVAARAAVERARELGYNSDLISTEVEGEARKVGRSFAKAALDVIQYGSPIQTPAVLVAGGETTVSVTGSGVGGRNMEVALAISEGIEDMVCVVAAFATDGIDGPTVAAGAMVDGSTQIKAKARGIDPLKYLSENDSYTFFKSLGDAFITGPTGTNVNDLIIILVLDQEESV; encoded by the coding sequence TTGACCCCAACTGTGTTCCGCAACCGCGATGAACTACTGGAGAACGCATCATCCGATATCCTTCTACGGCTGAGAATGGATGCCTTGGACATCTTGGAGGCTGCAGTAAATGCGGTGGATCCAGGAGAAGCCGTAAGACGGAACCTCAATCTAAAGGGAACCATACTAACAATTTGTGGACTCAAATGGGATCTGAACCACTTTGGAGGCATTCATGTCATCGGAGGTGGCAAAGCCTGCGGGGCCATGGCGGAGACCGTCGAGGAGATCCTGGGCAACAGGATCTCATCAGGTGAAGTCAACGTATTGAAGGGAACGGAGTCGAGGCACAACCTTAACCGGATCTCAATAAACGGGGCCTCTCACCCCATACCTGACGTGGAAAGCGTTGCAGGGGTAAAGAGGATGATGAAGATGTTGGATAACGTAGACTCAACGGATCTTGTAATAGTTCTTATATCCGGGGGAGGCTCCTCGCTTCTAGCGTATCCCGCTGAGGGCATAGCCCTGGAGGACATCCAGGACGTAACACAGAAGCTACTTAAGAGTGGTGCCACCATCAGCGAGATCAATGCCGTCCGGAAGCACTTATCAGCGGTGAAGGGAGGGCGATTGGTCCAGAGGTCCCAGCAGGCAACGGTCATTGGCCTAATCCTGTCAGATGTAGTAGGAGACCCCCTTGATACAATCGCATCTGGCCCGACTGCCCCCGATGAAACCACTTTTGGGGATGCAAGAGCTGTCCTTGAGCGATACGGGATCTGGGAGGGAGCTCCTCAAATGGTCAAGGAGCATCTGGAGGAAGGGGATCTAGGGATGATCCCTGAGACACCAAAACCGGGTTACCCAATATTCCAGAGAGTGCAGAACTTTGTTATCGGGAGTAACCTCGTCGCAGCAAGAGCCGCTGTGGAACGGGCAAGAGAGTTAGGTTATAACTCTGATTTGATATCCACCGAGGTCGAGGGGGAGGCCCGGAAAGTTGGGAGGTCTTTCGCCAAGGCAGCCCTTGACGTTATCCAGTATGGTTCTCCTATACAAACCCCAGCGGTCCTTGTGGCCGGGGGAGAGACTACAGTGTCAGTGACTGGTAGTGGTGTAGGTGGAAGAAATATGGAAGTTGCTCTAGCTATATCTGAGGGGATCGAGGACATGGTATGCGTGGTTGCAGCTTTTGCAACAGATGGAATAGACGGGCCGACTGTCGCAGCCGGAGCGATGGTCGACGGCTCAACGCAGATAAAGGCGAAGGCTCGGGGCATTGATCCCTTAAAATATCTGTCAGAAAATGACTCCTACACGTTTTTCAAGAGTCTGGGGGACGCCTTCATCACAGGGCCCACGGGCACTAATGTCAACGATCTGATAATAATATTGGTTTTAGACCAAGAGGAATCAGTTTGA
- a CDS encoding toprim domain-containing protein: protein MKKRRRIKSTYEALKRLPRLLGEIETLADAVIVEGFRDLEALRHLGFRGVVILFSQVGVSDADFMDATSKGHGSVVILTDFDEEGLKIDRFLSDGLERRGVKVEKGLRHEMNRIMVTLRISAIESLDNIHKK, encoded by the coding sequence TTGAAGAAGAGGCGGAGGATCAAGTCTACATACGAGGCTCTGAAGAGATTACCCCGGCTCCTGGGAGAGATCGAGACCCTGGCTGACGCAGTTATCGTGGAGGGTTTTCGGGACCTAGAGGCCCTGAGACACCTTGGATTCCGAGGCGTAGTAATCCTTTTCTCACAGGTAGGGGTTTCCGATGCTGATTTCATGGATGCAACCTCAAAAGGGCACGGATCCGTGGTTATACTGACGGACTTTGATGAGGAAGGGCTCAAGATTGACCGTTTCCTCTCGGATGGGTTAGAGAGACGGGGAGTGAAAGTAGAAAAAGGATTGAGGCATGAGATGAATCGAATAATGGTAACCCTCAGGATATCCGCTATAGAGTCTCTGGACAACATCCATAAAAAGTGA
- a CDS encoding DUF167 domain-containing protein, which translates to MRITVEVKAGSKKDGVIQGEGDHYIVRVKAQRKKGKANIAVLKLLKKHFGRQARIVSGLTSTTKIVEVEDKSY; encoded by the coding sequence TTGAGGATCACGGTTGAGGTGAAAGCAGGATCCAAAAAAGATGGGGTGATCCAAGGAGAGGGGGATCACTATATTGTAAGGGTGAAGGCTCAAAGAAAGAAGGGAAAAGCAAACATCGCCGTCCTCAAGCTCCTCAAAAAACACTTCGGGCGGCAAGCCCGTATTGTGAGCGGGTTAACCTCCACAACGAAGATAGTTGAGGTAGAGGACAAGAGCTATTAA
- a CDS encoding hotdog domain-containing protein, which translates to MEKQTHTLARGDLLGTPLRIATGESAEVILIATEEMAVDGRGLIHGGFTFGLADYAAMLAVNHPFVVLGGSESRFLAPVKVGDSMIAFAKVQETKGSRRSVRVEVFVSDLHVFTGVFSCFVLEDHVLN; encoded by the coding sequence ATGGAGAAACAGACTCACACTCTTGCAAGGGGAGACCTTCTCGGCACTCCTTTGAGGATAGCCACAGGGGAATCTGCCGAGGTAATCCTGATTGCCACAGAGGAGATGGCGGTGGACGGGAGAGGATTGATTCACGGGGGCTTCACGTTTGGCCTCGCTGACTACGCTGCCATGTTGGCCGTCAATCATCCTTTTGTGGTGCTTGGAGGATCAGAAAGCCGTTTTCTTGCTCCAGTGAAGGTCGGGGATTCTATGATCGCCTTTGCCAAAGTGCAAGAGACCAAGGGAAGTCGCAGATCAGTTAGAGTCGAGGTATTTGTCAGCGACCTTCATGTCTTCACCGGTGTCTTCTCCTGCTTCGTTCTTGAGGACCACGTCTTAAACTGA
- a CDS encoding fumarylacetoacetate hydrolase family protein: MKLLSYRKRDIFGIGIVIGSRVLDINETVKNNFGGAFMDITMDEVSDMISFLCLGEKGLSEARKAIEWVTEQIALDQDVKGLVDLDKIDVEAPIPRPRKGIVCLGLNYSDHVAEGSKTLDEEQSIPEHPIFFTKAPTAVIGPYNNIVYPRVTEKLDYEVELAVVIGKEGKYIAEEDAYTHIAGYSVFNDVSARDLQTRHGQWFKGKSIDTFAPMGPYLVTPDEVVDPMNLDLSLSVNGVIRQDSNTSHLIFNIPKIISILSDGITLEVGDIIATGTPAGVGSAHKLGLMNVGDLVEAKIKGLGSQKNRVVSED; encoded by the coding sequence ATGAAACTTCTGAGCTATCGTAAACGAGATATTTTTGGGATAGGCATCGTGATTGGGTCCAGAGTTTTAGATATCAACGAGACAGTTAAAAATAATTTTGGGGGGGCATTTATGGATATCACTATGGACGAGGTCTCCGATATGATCTCGTTTCTCTGTCTAGGTGAAAAAGGCCTCAGTGAGGCTCGCAAGGCTATTGAGTGGGTAACTGAACAGATTGCTTTAGACCAAGATGTAAAAGGCCTTGTTGATCTTGATAAGATTGATGTTGAAGCGCCTATTCCTCGTCCGAGGAAGGGTATTGTCTGTTTGGGCCTTAATTACTCTGACCACGTTGCAGAGGGGAGTAAAACCCTTGACGAGGAGCAATCTATCCCAGAGCACCCTATTTTCTTCACAAAGGCCCCGACGGCGGTCATCGGCCCATACAATAATATAGTCTATCCCCGGGTCACAGAAAAACTCGATTATGAGGTGGAACTCGCTGTGGTAATTGGAAAAGAAGGCAAGTATATCGCAGAGGAGGACGCATATACCCACATAGCAGGGTATTCTGTGTTCAACGACGTCTCCGCCCGCGACCTCCAAACGAGGCACGGACAATGGTTCAAGGGGAAAAGCATAGATACTTTTGCTCCAATGGGGCCTTATCTTGTAACTCCAGACGAAGTAGTTGACCCCATGAACTTGGATCTCAGTTTAAGCGTTAATGGGGTCATCCGTCAGGACTCAAACACATCCCACCTTATTTTCAACATTCCAAAAATCATTAGTATCCTGTCCGATGGGATCACCCTCGAGGTCGGGGACATCATCGCAACAGGGACGCCGGCAGGGGTGGGGAGCGCCCACAAGCTAGGCTTGATGAACGTTGGAGATTTGGTTGAGGCAAAAATCAAGGGATTAGGCTCCCAAAAAAACCGGGTTGTTTCGGAAGACTAA
- the thsB gene encoding thermosome subunit beta: MSASGYGGQPIIILKEGTERNRGSDARNANIQAARIVAEAVKTSLGPKGMDKMLVDSFGDVTITNDGATMLKEMDVQHPAAKMMVEVSKTQDDEVGDGTTSVVVLTGELLGKAVELMDKKIHPTVIIDGYRDAQEQALKILDDISIEVEPKDKDSLKKVAITSMASKLVSGYSDYLSDLAVDAVLQVAVEANSGFEVDLDMVKMEKKPGGSLTDTNLIRGLIIDKEVVHADMPKVVKDAKIGLLNAALEIEKTEFDAKIQIETPEEMQAYLDQEENMLRQMVQKIKDAGINVLFCQKGIDDMVQHFLAREGIFAGRRLKKSDLEALAKATGAKVVTNVDDLTAEDVGYAENVEEKKIGDDKLIFVEGCKNPKAVSILVRGGTERIVDEADRSLHDALCVIKDVVEDPKILAGGGAPEIEVSRKLRRHAETLTGRERLAVVAFAEAIEVIPVTLAENSGMDPIDALSELQAAHERGELWSGINGLAGEVSDMAEIDVYEPTQVKVQAIKSATEASTLLLKIDDIIAASKMSMPAGPPGGGMGGMGGMGGMPPGMGGMPPM, translated from the coding sequence TTGAGTGCAAGTGGTTATGGCGGACAACCAATCATTATTCTTAAGGAAGGGACTGAGCGTAACCGAGGCAGTGACGCTAGAAATGCCAACATTCAGGCTGCTAGAATTGTCGCCGAGGCTGTGAAGACCTCCCTCGGACCAAAAGGCATGGATAAGATGCTGGTGGACAGCTTCGGGGATGTTACCATCACCAACGATGGCGCTACGATGCTAAAGGAGATGGACGTCCAGCACCCAGCCGCAAAGATGATGGTGGAGGTTTCCAAGACTCAGGATGACGAGGTCGGGGATGGCACCACAAGTGTTGTGGTGTTAACAGGGGAGCTTCTTGGAAAAGCAGTAGAGCTCATGGACAAAAAAATCCATCCAACAGTCATCATAGACGGCTATAGGGATGCTCAGGAGCAGGCCCTCAAGATCTTAGATGATATCTCTATTGAGGTCGAACCCAAGGATAAGGATAGTCTCAAAAAAGTCGCAATTACATCCATGGCTAGCAAGCTAGTATCAGGTTATAGCGATTACCTATCTGACCTAGCAGTGGACGCGGTCCTCCAAGTTGCAGTTGAGGCCAACAGCGGCTTTGAAGTAGATCTAGACATGGTAAAGATGGAGAAGAAACCTGGAGGGTCCCTTACTGATACAAACCTCATAAGGGGGCTAATTATCGACAAGGAGGTAGTCCATGCCGATATGCCGAAGGTAGTCAAGGACGCCAAGATTGGCCTCCTAAACGCGGCTCTGGAGATAGAAAAGACCGAGTTCGATGCTAAAATACAGATCGAGACACCTGAGGAGATGCAGGCCTATCTTGACCAGGAGGAAAACATGCTCCGGCAAATGGTCCAGAAGATCAAGGATGCCGGCATTAATGTGCTCTTTTGCCAGAAAGGGATTGATGACATGGTTCAGCACTTCTTGGCCCGGGAGGGTATTTTCGCCGGCCGGAGGCTCAAAAAGAGTGACCTAGAGGCCCTTGCCAAGGCGACGGGAGCCAAGGTCGTAACCAATGTAGACGACCTAACGGCTGAAGATGTAGGTTACGCCGAGAATGTCGAGGAGAAAAAGATCGGCGATGATAAGCTCATCTTCGTAGAGGGATGCAAGAACCCCAAGGCGGTCTCCATACTAGTGAGGGGTGGCACAGAGCGAATCGTCGACGAGGCAGACAGGAGCCTTCATGACGCCCTATGTGTCATCAAGGACGTGGTCGAAGACCCAAAGATCTTGGCGGGCGGTGGAGCCCCTGAGATCGAAGTATCTCGAAAGCTGAGGCGCCACGCGGAGACCCTAACAGGCCGGGAGAGGCTCGCAGTTGTGGCATTTGCTGAAGCGATAGAAGTCATACCTGTGACCCTCGCTGAAAATTCAGGTATGGATCCCATTGATGCACTGTCTGAACTTCAGGCTGCGCACGAAAGGGGAGAGCTCTGGAGTGGCATCAACGGCCTAGCTGGAGAGGTCTCAGATATGGCGGAGATCGACGTCTACGAGCCCACCCAGGTAAAGGTACAGGCCATAAAATCTGCAACTGAGGCGTCAACATTGCTGCTAAAGATCGACGATATCATCGCAGCCTCCAAAATGAGCATGCCTGCAGGTCCCCCAGGTGGGGGCATGGGTGGAATGGGTGGAATGGGTGGAATGCCTCCCGGAATGGGCGGCATGCCCCCTATGTAG
- a CDS encoding DNA-directed RNA polymerase subunit K — MSNEIQIGPVKITRFERARIIGARSLQISLGAPILVELPDSMNAPIDISLEELKGDILPMTLRRALPNGIYQDIPLATLNS; from the coding sequence TTGTCTAACGAAATTCAGATAGGGCCTGTAAAGATCACCCGATTTGAGCGGGCTAGAATAATTGGCGCCAGGTCGCTTCAGATCTCCCTAGGTGCACCTATCTTAGTCGAGCTCCCTGACTCTATGAATGCCCCCATTGACATCTCTTTGGAGGAGCTCAAGGGAGATATACTACCCATGACTCTTAGGAGAGCCCTTCCGAACGGGATTTATCAGGATATACCCCTTGCAACCCTGAACTCCTAG
- a CDS encoding proline racemase family protein encodes MKFSRIIECIDTHSSGEATRVVVGGIPKLKGSTMAEKQSYFQEHYDHLRPTMLREPRGFAGLLGAVVTEPTVPEADIGVIYLWTDGYFSACGDSTYSVSAVLVNTGMVEVTEPVTEIVMDTVAGLVKSKVTVEDMEAKSISMEGVPSFYSETVKMDVPDVGMVEADIAYGGLWYAFINAASIGLEPTLQNKDYWIPLGWKIRNHLAENVKIAHPDFPEFNVLDLVTFYTEPTVKGADSRHWNVFGPKQSCRSPAGTCTNARMAALYGKGEMKLGDEFVAESTINTLHYGKVAKEVKVGNYDAIQPDVAATAYITALNHIVIDPNDPKKEGFLF; translated from the coding sequence TTGAAGTTCTCTCGTATTATCGAGTGTATCGACACCCACTCATCAGGGGAGGCGACCAGAGTTGTCGTGGGGGGTATACCCAAGCTCAAAGGCTCAACGATGGCTGAGAAGCAGTCATATTTCCAAGAACATTATGATCACCTAAGACCCACAATGCTCAGGGAACCCAGGGGCTTCGCGGGGCTCCTAGGGGCCGTGGTGACCGAGCCCACTGTGCCTGAGGCAGATATTGGGGTTATCTACCTCTGGACAGACGGATATTTCAGCGCCTGCGGGGATAGCACGTATAGCGTCTCCGCGGTTCTAGTGAACACTGGGATGGTGGAAGTGACTGAGCCTGTAACCGAGATCGTGATGGACACTGTAGCAGGCCTCGTAAAGTCAAAGGTCACGGTGGAGGACATGGAGGCGAAATCTATCTCCATGGAGGGGGTGCCCTCATTCTATTCCGAGACCGTGAAGATGGATGTCCCTGACGTCGGGATGGTTGAAGCGGACATAGCTTACGGTGGTCTCTGGTATGCATTTATCAATGCTGCGAGCATAGGTCTTGAGCCCACACTCCAGAACAAGGATTACTGGATACCCCTAGGCTGGAAGATCAGGAACCACCTCGCCGAGAATGTCAAGATAGCCCACCCTGATTTCCCTGAGTTCAATGTCCTTGACCTTGTGACATTTTACACTGAACCTACGGTGAAGGGAGCAGACAGCAGGCACTGGAACGTTTTCGGGCCGAAGCAATCATGCAGGTCTCCCGCAGGCACATGCACAAACGCACGGATGGCGGCCCTTTATGGGAAGGGGGAGATGAAACTGGGGGACGAGTTTGTCGCAGAGAGCACTATCAACACCCTCCATTACGGCAAAGTCGCGAAGGAGGTCAAAGTCGGGAATTACGATGCGATTCAACCTGATGTTGCCGCGACGGCATATATTACCGCCCTCAACCATATAGTGATTGACCCCAATGATCCCAAAAAAGAAGGCTTCCTTTTCTAA
- a CDS encoding pyridoxal phosphate-dependent aminotransferase: protein MSYPQQEEVDISNNYVKLTAGDPDVEAPSWVIDAALNAIKEGGKWTHYARGAIPENFKEAVVEYYANFGTAYETRNVVPTAGSSAALYIALASVLEEGDEVLMWSPSYAGHYRILNEMGVKASIAPLNRENGYHPDIDTLEDYVSPDTKAVLICNPNNPTGTVFTKKELKGIGEIATDYDLAIFSDEIYLHFVYDDNEFIATSTLEGLKERTINIMSFSKTFSMTGWRLGYTIVPERYLDKATKINALTAPRPATFVYAAGTAALKGSMSYVEERRQEYDRRRKYFCHAINGIDGLDCHLFEGAFYSWFNAKSYGISSEDFVKKFEEAENVGLSSGHRFGISTDGFIRVPLVQPVPVLKNVVGRLERFLDTL from the coding sequence ATGTCCTATCCTCAGCAGGAGGAAGTTGATATCTCCAATAATTATGTCAAGTTAACAGCAGGAGACCCAGACGTTGAGGCTCCCTCATGGGTCATAGATGCGGCACTTAACGCTATAAAGGAGGGGGGAAAGTGGACCCACTACGCCAGGGGGGCGATTCCAGAGAACTTTAAGGAGGCAGTGGTAGAATACTATGCCAACTTTGGAACCGCATATGAGACTAGGAACGTGGTCCCAACGGCGGGGAGCAGCGCTGCCCTATATATCGCTCTCGCTTCAGTCCTTGAGGAGGGGGACGAGGTCCTAATGTGGAGTCCCAGCTATGCGGGACATTATAGGATTCTCAACGAGATGGGGGTAAAGGCTTCTATTGCACCGCTTAATCGGGAGAATGGGTACCATCCTGACATAGACACCCTTGAGGACTATGTCAGTCCCGACACCAAGGCCGTGCTCATCTGCAATCCAAATAATCCTACTGGAACTGTTTTTACCAAAAAGGAACTCAAGGGTATTGGAGAGATCGCCACTGACTACGACCTAGCCATCTTTAGTGACGAGATCTATCTTCACTTTGTTTATGACGATAATGAGTTTATCGCAACTTCAACTCTGGAGGGACTAAAGGAGAGGACCATCAACATCATGAGTTTCTCCAAGACGTTCTCCATGACAGGGTGGCGCCTCGGCTACACTATCGTCCCTGAGAGATATCTTGATAAGGCAACTAAAATCAATGCTCTCACAGCTCCCCGACCGGCCACATTCGTCTATGCTGCGGGAACTGCAGCCCTCAAAGGGAGTATGTCCTACGTTGAGGAGAGGAGACAGGAATACGACAGGAGGCGCAAGTACTTCTGTCACGCCATCAACGGTATTGATGGTCTTGACTGTCATCTCTTCGAGGGAGCATTCTATTCCTGGTTCAATGCAAAAAGCTATGGCATCAGTTCCGAGGATTTCGTAAAAAAGTTCGAGGAGGCTGAAAACGTGGGTCTGAGCTCTGGCCATAGGTTCGGGATCAGTACTGATGGATTCATCAGGGTCCCTCTGGTACAACCCGTACCAGTCCTTAAGAATGTCGTGGGACGGTTAGAAAGGTTCCTAGACACGCTTTAG
- a CDS encoding HpcH/HpaI aldolase/citrate lyase family protein → MKNVLKRRLKAGEQVYGTWTTLESPIAAEMMSTLGFDYFVFDTEHAPLDTYMAQTLMQAMRGDSKTTPIVRVWWNEKVAIKKALDIGAHGILVPWVNNREEAEMAVKATRYPPDGQRGCGPRRAAMFDPEYLETANDEILVICQIETKEAVKNIEDIVSVEGMDVSYIGPADLSASYGHLGNMSHPDVQKAIDRVYEATEAAGKATGVHLASGKTIKDRMEKGYNLITIGSDLTYLKQGVLSQRKELGLD, encoded by the coding sequence ATGAAGAATGTACTTAAGAGGAGGCTCAAAGCAGGTGAGCAGGTATACGGAACCTGGACCACTCTCGAGAGCCCTATCGCGGCCGAGATGATGTCTACCCTTGGATTTGACTATTTCGTTTTCGATACCGAGCACGCTCCCCTAGACACCTATATGGCCCAGACACTAATGCAGGCAATGAGGGGAGACTCGAAGACCACCCCTATTGTCAGAGTCTGGTGGAACGAAAAAGTCGCCATAAAGAAGGCTTTAGATATTGGCGCCCACGGAATTCTAGTCCCCTGGGTGAACAATAGGGAGGAGGCCGAGATGGCTGTGAAGGCAACACGATATCCCCCAGATGGCCAGAGAGGGTGTGGTCCTAGGCGAGCCGCAATGTTTGACCCAGAATATCTCGAGACAGCCAACGACGAGATCCTGGTGATCTGCCAGATCGAGACTAAGGAGGCCGTTAAGAACATTGAGGACATCGTCTCCGTGGAAGGAATGGATGTGAGCTATATCGGTCCGGCAGACCTCTCTGCCTCGTATGGCCACCTAGGCAACATGTCTCATCCAGATGTGCAGAAAGCTATCGATCGGGTGTATGAAGCCACAGAAGCTGCGGGGAAGGCAACGGGGGTCCACCTAGCATCAGGGAAGACAATAAAGGATCGGATGGAGAAGGGCTATAATTTAATTACCATCGGTAGCGATCTAACCTACCTGAAGCAAGGGGTACTGAGCCAAAGAAAGGAGCTTGGCTTGGACTAA